Proteins co-encoded in one Rattus rattus isolate New Zealand chromosome 5, Rrattus_CSIRO_v1, whole genome shotgun sequence genomic window:
- the Arl5a gene encoding ADP-ribosylation factor-like protein 5A produces MGILFTRIWRLFNHQEHKVIIVGLDNAGKTTILYQFSMNEVVHTSPTIGSNVEEIVVNNTRFLMWDIGGQESLRSSWNTYYTNTEFVIVVVDSTDRERISVTREELYKMLAHEDLRKAGLLIFANKQDVKECMTVAEISQFLKLTSIKDHQWHIQACCALTGEGLCQGLEWMMSRLKIR; encoded by the exons ATGGGAATTCTCTTCACCCGGATCTGGAGACTGTTCAATCACCAGG AGCACAAAGTTATTATTGTTGGGCTGGACAATGCCGGGAAGACTACCATCCTTTACCAGTT TTCCATGAATGAAGTTGTACATACATCTCCTACAATAGGAAGCAATGTGGAAGAGATTGTGGTTAATAATACACGTTTCCTGATGTGGGATATTGGTGGCCAAGAATCCCTTCGTTCTTCCTGGAACACTTATTATACTAACACAGAG tttgtaATAGTTGTGGTGGACagcacagacagagaaagaatttcTGTAACTAGAGAAGAGCTCTACAAAATGCTAGCCCACGAG GACCTAAGGAAAGCTGGGTTGCTGATTTTTGCTAATAAACAAGATGTTAAAGAATGCATGACAGTAGCAGAAATCTCCCAGTTTTTGAAGCTCACTTCTATAAAAGACCACCAATGGCATATCCAAGCATGCTGTGCTCTCACTGGCGAGGG gTTATGCCAAGGACTTGAATGGATGATGTCACGGCTGAAGATCAGAtga